GTCGCATCCTGGGATTTTGGGAACCTCGACGAGGCCTGAGCTGCCGAGGACGAACCTTTGGTAAAGGTGAGCGCCGTCTTCTTCTACTCGCGGTTTTAGTCGATTCGTGGTCCACCGTGGACCAGCGCCTCACGTTTTTCCACTTGCGAGCATCCTCAGCTCTTCCAAAGTCCTGGTGAAGAACCTTCAGGCAGGACTTGCCTGTTCTTCTCTCTCTCTGTTGTCCCTTCCTGTTTCCTCCACCGCCATCTTCCTGATCTCGGCGCAAAGAGCATCCAGTAATCGGATGACGGGAGATGTGACCGCTAAAGCTTCCCGTAAGAACTCCTGAAGGATTTAAAGGACTTTTGCGGCACACCTTCCTCTCGCTCTGTCGCATTCCCTCCCGTGTCCTCCACATGCCGAATGGTTGTTGGGCgtcgtaaaaaaaacaacaactttaagcTGAAAAGGTGCAGAAAGGAGGTCATGGACAGCGAGGATGCCAATTAGCATAAAGGTCAAAGGGGATTTTCATACACAAGAGAAttaaatgtttgcaaaaaaacatCCGTGTGTCCAAAATGGGAGCCATTTTCCAATTAATTATTATATCAGGCCTGAGCAATTATTtcgcctcggggggccaaatttagagaaaaaaaagtgtctgggggccggtatatgtatttttaggaacactaatacaaaacctcacaataacgtctgattgaatgctaaaaactagagatgtccgataaatgctttaaaatgtaatatcggaaaatatcggtatcgtttttttattttattttccttttttatttattttttattaaatcaacataaaaaacacaagatacacttacaattagtgcaccaacccaaaaaaactccctcccccatttacactcattcacactcattcacacaaaagggttgtttctttctgttattaatattctggttcctacattatatatcaatatatatcaatacagtctgcaagggatacagtccgtaagcacacatgattgtgcgtgctgctggtccactaatagtactaacctttaacagttaattttactcattttcattaattactagtttctatgtaactgtttttatattgttttactttcttttttattcaagaaatttttttaaatttttttatcttattttattttattaatttttttcaaaaaggaccttatcttcaccatacctggttgtccaaattaggcataataatgtgttaattccacgactgtatatatcgattcggttgatatcggtatctgtaattaaagagttggacaatatcggaatatcggatatcggcaaaaagccattatcggacatccctactaaaaaccTTATgaaagaccgccttaaaaaagggaatggaatttttaaattttttactgaatggggcacccagaatgtacatgaaaataaagaatgtggtatttacaatattaactatgaacgataaaacactgaatattgacaacatatgaacgtcacaccccctctcgattgacatattttacaatcaagcgaaatgcaacaaacacagcaaaatatgaacgtgaagggtacaaaaacccccacctacaatctgatatatctgatatatcactaagctttagaactttgttgtagaaatatccttccgcgtctgtccctgacacccgcatttcaggctggccgctctggaaacactctgtggaaacgctccccgcccacactgcttgatgcctcgtctgagctgctgtgacttagatttttcttgaatcagaatcagaatcagaatcagaatagttttattgccattgtttgagaacaggttcacaaactaggaatttttcttggtgcaatcgtgcaacataaaacacatatgacACAGATTGGGTAttaacaagagctgtaactgagctatcagatcttgttatagacttataaatgcacgtcatttatttgctcaatacTGTACTGTTCAAAGCCAGGGTTCTTAATCTTTTTGaccctggggcccactcaaatattgaaGTTGAATCGTAATctcactcttgattttaatcgtacaCAATAGTTATATACATgctgtttacaaccttgtcaaatgatatgaaactatgtgttaaacacaaagatgattatttattcaacacataaaccttagaccGATTATAAAAATAAGGACGAACCACataataaacattctgaatttatttcatgcaTCCATATTTATTTTCGAGATAATCTTACTAATCTCACCATATAAAATATAACTTTCAAttcacaaattatttatttatgtattttatatgttaTTACCGtacttatgcagtatattgtgaataaattgagaatagGAAGTGAACAcacgttttagcaactgctacgtAAAGGAAAatgggtagaattaaataagctctgcttcttcctactccttgtaccatgaattgattaacgtggaccccgacttaaacaagttgaaaaacttattcgggtgttaccatttagtggtcaattgtaccgaatatgtactgtactgtgcaatctactaataaaagttccaatcaatcaatccttttcgcacatgttgaatagagaaactggaaattgtgatgtatcgtgttgtatgcatgcatgttcgaaacaaactcaaactcaaatatactgcataagaagagaCTCATAAATAAGTGAGGAAAAATAAATTGACTTTTTTGTATGTTGtcctaaactaaattaataatatgttaatttgtctGTATACTGTAAAGTGTCCTTGGGTTTGGGAAGgcgcttataaataaaatgtattattattataattaatgttTTTCTTAACTAAACTAATACAGCTACATGACTTTAGTCcagtagttcttaaccttgttggaggtaccgaaccccaccagtttcatatgcgcattcaccgaacccttctttagtgtaaaagaaaatgtttttttttttcaaattcaagacaaagttatatgtttttggtaacacttaagtatggggaacatatgctaagtaacaaagacttaatttacagttatttggacactaggggaacatattctaagtaataaagacttaatttagagttatttggttagggttagggtcagggttagagggttagggttataataaggccatgccgaataaggcattattaagtacttaataatgactagttgagagccaatatgttactaatttgcatgttaataagcaactaattaatggtgaatatgttccccatactaaagtgttaccatgtttttttttactggtgcataaaatgaaccgtgcatgaacatcaccttgttcaaacaacaaaaccaacacagtgcataaactcacaacaaattacacacctgcaaatcagtcagctgttgccgtatccgtaatacgccgatagggagaagtttgtttttacacgatgagtcgggtgtgtcttgacctccgccgaacccctgaggcggactcaccgaacccctagggttcgatcgaacccaggttaagaaccactgctttagtcataatttctgtATgaatttagctccagactttgtttgaggttactgccacaagtggtgggaaagtgtattacaaccccTACGCACCACAGCTGATAAATATTCGACAATATTTTTtggtggccctatggttaagaaaaacTGGTCAGACGTATATTTGAGGTGTTTTTTGCACTGACggatgcattgacctgatcactgaccgtttataacaggggtgtccaaagtgcggcccaggggccatttgcggcccgcagctaattgtttaccggcccgccacacattctggaaatgctattgcaaaaattaaaaaaacatttaaaaaagtggaatgaggtgaaatctaactagaaaaagttgcaatgttgacacaaagctaccatgcaggctttttcttcttcttttgtctatctttcttttttctttttttgccattgctcaaaaaaaaaaaaaaatcaatgttataatgaattattgacctattcaaagctccaattatttcaaatatttcactttaaaatgttttatgtgggaaatattgcatatattgtgtggttgccatacaaaaacatcaacattttatttgacaaaagagcataaaagaaacaaaataatagttcaaaggtaaaatcgacagatatatctgaagttgatctcgtaacttaaaagttgaaagtaaaaaaaaacctaataaaaatgtatcactttctgagtggggcaccttttggatcccaaatatatttaatgggattttatttatcttttcactgtgattactcaaaaataataatgaattaaaatcaatggtgtcctgcattattgatatttttaaggctctaattacttcacatcaaacattgctttctgaatgttttgggcagtgggggaaatactgcatatttcagttttgttataaaaaactaagttgtctttgacagaaaaggcataaaacatttttggtttttttaaactttatatcaacctgaagttgatatactgtacagatttactgtaagcgttatataaattaaaaaataataatttgacttgtttttaacattttaaagacttacaccctttatggtccccgggagccctaaaggtaaaaaaacaaacaaaatccatatattttgttatggtttgaaaattgaaaaatatcaaaatggcccccgcatgctttaatttttccgtgtgcggccctcagtggaaaaagtttggacacccctggtttataacAACCGgcgccacctttcaggtaaccatccacggttaaggtaaaggagcatgtgcgctcaaaataaattgcatgatgaTTAAttttctgtgattaatcacgtgaattaactcattattttttcacagccctaattattaCACCACATGGCTTTGCCACCAAACACGCAAAGCTAGAATGTGAATATTTCACATTACTGCTAGCTTAGCATATACTGATCCACATTAGATTGTtacaatgtacaaaatgtatccaaTGTATCCCCGCCCTGCATCCTTCCACTTTCCCCATTGGGACTTTAGAGAAAATAAATCCACGTCTCAGGCACGACCCCTGCCGGAAAGTTGTCCTTTTCCGTATCGCTTAACGGGGGCAGCGCTAACAGCATTAGCGGGATTACAGCCGGCAGGTATGTGTCTAAGCTTTCATCTTCCAAGTTGTTCTGGATCAGCTTGTCCAGGACGCCATCTTTGTGTCATATGTTTGACTGCCCCACACTGTCTTCTCAGTTGGTTCCAACATTTCCTGTCCCATCTCTGTTTTCCTAGATTTACTCTTGGTTTCCTGCCGCTAACGCCTCTCAGCAACTGTCGCCATGGCAGCCGAGAAAGCCGAAATGGATGCGCTGAAAAAGGAGTGCGACGGCCTCCGCGCGCAGATTGAGGTGACCGCCCTGCTTTGGCGTGAAAGAAATTCCAATAAATAAAACCGTCACTCATCTTTCTCTATTTGACGTTCCCTGTGACTGCCAGGCGGCTCGCAAGGGCGTGAACGACACCACCATGTCGGCGGCGGCGGGCAGCGTGGCGGCCGTGGGTCGCATTCAGCTGAAGCAGAGGAAGACGCTCAAGGGTCACCTGGCCAAAATCTACGCCATGCACTGGTCAACTGACTCCAGGTGAGCGTCGCTGTCGTCGCATGGGTGAAAATGGGGAGGAGCCACAGAGGTGGTCAGTCATATCAAcagttaaaggcttactgaaagccactactactgaccacgcagtctgatagtttatatatcaatgatgaaatcttaacattgcaacacatgccaatacggccgggttaacttataaagtgcaattttaaatttaccgtgaaatatccggctgaaaacgtctcggtatgatggcgtttgcgcgtgatgtcacaggttgaagcagacattttggaatagcacggtggccagcttaagtcgtctgttttcaccacataattccacagtattctggacatctgtgttggtgaatcttttgcaatttgtttaatgaacaatgaagacagcaaagaagaaagctgtaggtgggatcggtgtattagcggctggctgcagcaacacaaccaggaggactttgagttggatagcagacgcgctatccgacgctagtcgccgaccgcaccgatgatcgggtgaagtccttcgtcgcgccgtcgatcgctggaacgcaggtgagcacgggtggcgatgagcagatgagggctggcgtaggtggagagctaatgtttttagcatagctctgtcgaggtcccgtagctaagttagcttcaatggcgtcgttagcaacagcattgctaggcttcgccaggctggacagcattaaccgtgtggttacaggtctagtgtttggttcggtgtctcctgatagtagaagtaataatagtattgttgatcttctgtctatccttccagtcaggggcttatttcttctgtttctatccgcagttaagcactatgctatcacgttagctccgaagctaaagtgcttcaccgatgtgttgtcgtggagataaaagtcactgtgaatgtccatttcgcgttctcgactctcattttcaagaggatatagtatccgagatggtttaaaatacaaatccgtgatccacaatagaaaaaggagaaagtgtggaatccgatgagcccttgtacctaagttacggtcagagcgaaaaaagatacaccctggcgtcctgcactgcactctaatccttcactgtcactttcctcatccacgaatctttcatcctcactcaaatttatggggtaatcttcgctttctcggtccgaatcgctctcgctgctggtgtaaacaatgtgcagatgtgaggagctcttcaacctgtgacgtcacgctacttccggtacaggcaaggctttttttatcagcgaccaaaagttgcgaactttatcgacgatgttctctactaaatcctttcagcaaaaatatggcaatatcgtgaaatgatcaagtatgacacatagaatggatctgctatccccgtttaaataagaaaatctcatttcagtaggcctttaagtttgagaCCTTGAGCAATGCACACGAGAACATAATACGACACACAAAACTTGAGACTTGCCACAGGCAGGAGGGGGCGGTCATCCGTAGCTGCTCTGTTGTCCGTCAAACTGTGGGCAGTGAAGCGACAACGGCATGTGATGCGGGGGGTGAATTACGCGTGTATTTTCCTGAGGAGTCGCTTGTCTTCGACCTTGGTGCTCTCAAAATAGCGATAACGCAGCCAGTCTGTCCAACAGAAGTcaacaaacagcaggtgtgtgtccatgaaagACGGAGTAGGAATTTGGAGCTTCTTTGCTGCGATGTTCTCTAAGGGGGTCTTGTCGTACcagtcaggggaaaaaaatccacatcagaatgtttgtgtttgagcgaGCGAAAACTAATTTAAAGGTTTCGCTTTAATTGTCCatttaatatcaatcaatcaatcaatcaatcaatcaatcaatcaatcaatcaatatgtaTTTGGACAGCCCTGAATCACAGGTTGCTCAATGGTCTTCACAATACCACGGCATCTTCTGATCTGAACCCAATTCcgtgcaaggaaaaactccaaaagcccGAGATAGGAAAAAGAAGAAACACTGGGAAGGtgctgcagatgtggggaccccactcCTGGGGGACCGGCGGCAGCAAACAGTTATTGAATTGTTACATtcatgataatgtgagagtccagtctatccGGAAGCCAGCAAAGGGTTGTAGGGGGATCTTCTTCCATGTAGACAAGTCGACAACGCAGGGACATCACAATTGATGCATAGAGGACTGGTCCTTGGGACAGCTAGCGCCTCTTCCAGACAGGTACCTCTCCAGAAATGATCCGTGGCCACCTGGTATCTTCTCCAGACTCCATGTACGAAAGGGGGGCATTCCCGGTCCTCAAATGTATCATAATCATAACCCTCCCCAAGGTGTTATCTAGTTTGCGATTTAGTCCAGATACTACAAAAATCTGAGTGCCCACAGCTCTGCACATCCTTcagtcatttgtggcagctttggggtactttgaccGGCTGCCAGATTTGTCGATGAACCAGCGCAACGCATACTCCAATCAGCAGGTGTTCTGGTATTATGACTCCGAATAAGTGTCTTCGACTGAAAGATTTGCCAGGCACACGACACTCCACGTCTCCCAAGAGTgcatcgtgtgtccagcaacaggTTCCCTCGAACCCAAGCTTCTTGTCGAGAAGGTCTTGTCGGGAGACCTGTTGGtgaattccattgtttagatttcagggagcagtgcaaaaagaggccccaagaaagttaagacaagacaaagacgtaaatcaggagagataagggagagggaagggaaGCGTCTGTCTTCGTTGAGAGCCAAACAGAagtttgtaagtaaacattgaagagtAAGTAAAGATTGAGGAGTTACTTTCTACAGTGTGTAGTTCAGGCTCTGTTAATTGGAGAAATGAGTCATGTGCTGGAAGAAGTCTCTCTAACAAACCAACAGTATTTGCATCAATAGATTATAAATCAATCTAAAGATGATATGAGTAAATCGGAATGAAATTCAATGTAACTGAGTAAAAGTAATACTTATAATAAAAAGTATGTCGCATTAAAATTACTatgacaagtacaatttatcccaaaatgaAAGGACTTCAGTAAATGTAACGCAGTAACAATTCCCAACCTCTGATAATAACATTTAGAAGACAAAAGTGGAAATCTTAAGACTTTTTATGGCCGCATCCTTATTTTTGCAGTATTTCCGCATTTGTTGGGGGTTTTTGAAACACGCCCCCTGGTGGCCGGAACACGAATAGTTTTGTAAACGAGTTGTGCGCGTCCTCTTGTGTTTCCTACAGGCAAATGGTGAGTGCGTCACAGGACGGCAAACTTCTGGTGTGGGACACCTTCACGGGAAACAAGGTGAGTCCATCGCAGCTGTCACGGGGGAGGGGCGTGTCAATCGCCGGCGTCCATCACAGTGATTCTTTCCACTTTTTAGCTGGTTGCCGTCCCGCTGAAGTCTGCCTGGGTGATGAGCGTGGCCTTCGCCCCCTCCGCCAACCTGGTGGCCAGTGGGGGTCTGGACAATATGTGCACCGTCTACAACATCAAGGCGGCCAGCCCCAAGACCCTCAGGGAGCTGGACGCGCATACAGGTGACGCCGACCGCCGCCGTTGTTCTTCCTCTCCTAGAGGCTGGAAGTGATACAACTTTTTTTGGTTGCTAGGTTACCTGTCCTGCGCTCGCTTCCTTAGCGACTCGGAGATCATCACAGCCTCCGGCGACACCACCTGGTGAGTTTGGTGGCCTTCACGTGGGATGTGACTCTCTGCTCGGActaacttcctgttcctgtccagCTGCCTGTGGGATCTGGAGACGGGAAAGCAGAAAGTCATCTTCACCAACCACATCGGGGACTGCATGTCTCTGGCTCTGTCCCCCGACATGAACACCTTCATCTCGGGGGCCTGCGACTCCCTGGCCAAGTTGTGGGACGTGCGGGAAGGCGCCTGCAAGCAGACCTTCATAGGACACACCAGCGACATCAACGCCATTGCGGTGAGGACGGCTCCCTCAAGGTAGCGTCCCCCAGGAGGACGAGTCATCATGTTGCTCTTCCCCCCCTCGCTGCAGTTCTTCCCGAGCGGGAACACCATCGTCACAGGCTCGGACGACTGCAGCTGCAAGATGTACGACCTGCGCTCCGACCAGGAAGTGATCAGCTACCAGGACAGCAGTCTGAACGCCGGCGTCACGTCCGTGGCACTGTCCAACTCGGGCCGCCTCATTTTCTCCGGCTACGACGACTTCAACTGCCACATTTGGGACTCTCTGAAGGGAGAGAAAGTGGGTGAGTGGTCCTCGCCGCAGTGGTTCTCTTGACCGGGGTTGGACGCTCGCAcgaccttgccatcaaacctcaCGCCCTTGTCCTCGTTTCCCTGCAGGGGTGCTGTCCGGTCACGACAACCGCGTGAGCTGCACCGGCGTCCCCGAGGACGGAATGGGTGTCTGCACAGGATCATGGGACAGTTTCCTGAAACTGTGGAACTGACAAGTCCCGGCTGGGAATCACGTCGAGAGAAGAAGGAGGCGAGGAGGACTAGGAGGCCGGCGGTGTTTGAGGGGGTTTCATCATGAGTgtcctctctttctctctctctctctctctctctctctctctcgtcctCATTGAGCTATGCAAAACACAGCCGGTTCTTTTGTAAGCGGCATCAGCGCAGGTGGAGAGTCCCGCTGTCCCCGCAGCAGCGTTTATTGAATGAAATCTTTATAAAAGAACTAGTGAGCAGAGAATAAGCTCTTAAACTGGAAACACATTTAGAGTAAAACAGAAGCTCCTGCATGTTCAACATTTTCAGGTTCTTGTTAAGCCGCCCTGCATCATAACGTCGTGTAGAAGAAGGAGACGTGCGTTTGTGTCTGATAGAGACCGACGGTAGCGCGGACAACTCGGTGTACAGTGGACTGCACTTCAGCGTCTTCAAAGCTAGAGACCCCGCCCCCTCCCTTTACTGTGCAGATCCAATGATAAGCAGATGAATGAGCGGTCAATGTTCATGCCAGGCCACCGTTTTGTAGGACTTTTACATGCATGCAATTCCTCTGTAAAAACAATCTTTCTAATAAATAGAGAACTCTGCATTGACAGTATTGAGTCAGTGTGTGTGTCTTTAcagaatcaatcaaagtttattcatatagcccttaatcacaagtgtctcgaagggctgcacaagccacaacatcctcggctcagatcccatatcagggcaagaaaaaactcaacccaatgggatacaatgagaaaccttggaggggaccgcagatgtggggacccccccccccacacccctgggcgaccggtgcaatggacgtcgagtgaatctagttcaggggtgtccaaactttttccactgagggtcgcacacgggaaaattaaagcatgcgggggccaatttgatatttttcattttcaaaaccataacaaaatatatggattttatttaatttttttacctttagagctcccagggaccataaagggtctcaattattaaaatgttaaaatttgttaaaaaaaagtaaaattactattttttaaatttatttaacgcttgcagtaaatctctacagtatatcaacttcaggttgatattaagttaaaaaaaaagcctttcctgtcaaagacaactttattttttacaataaaactgaaatatgcagtatttcccccactgccaaaaacattcagaaagcaatgtttgatgtgaagtaattagaaccattgattttaatctattattatttttgagtaatcacagtgaaaagatgaataaaatcccattaaatatatttgggatccaaaaggtgccccactcataaagtgatacatttttattagttgtttttactttcaacacttaagttacgagatcaacttcagatatatctgtcgattttacgtttgaactattattttgtttgttttatgctcttttgtcaaagaaaacgttgatatttgtatatggcaaccacacaatatatgcaattttttccacataaaacattttaaagtgaaatattttaaataattggagccttgaataggtcaataattcattataacatggatttttttttttttttgagcagtggcaaaaaattttaaataaagatagacaaaagaaaaaaaaacagcctacatggcagatttgtgtcaacattgcaactttttctagttaccgtaatttctggactataagccgcacatgactataagccgcaccagctaaatttgggggaaaatacagattgctccatatataagccgcacccgactataagccgcaggattttgatgtgtaattaccgtagtatataggggttcctgctaccacggaggggattgtcgggatagagatgactgtttgggaacgcaaagcgtcccatttattaacaataaatctttcaatcattcaatcaaactttcacatctttgacatggcgaacagcattcgtgcagagtaaaaataatacaacgatgcaaagtaatacaaagtgctcgcctgtacgttatcaaaataaccagcctaccggtatatgaaaagtcagtctttaatcattgtgtcatcgtcttcctcctgcgtactaaaaccaccgaaatcctctttgtcgatgtcggagaagaacaggccgtaaataagccgcacccttgcataagccgcagggaccagaacgaggggaaaaagtagcggcttatagtccggaaattacggtagatttCACCGcattccacattttttaatgtttttttaaatttttgcaatagtatttccagaatgtgtggcgggccggtaaacaattagctgcgggccgcaaatggcccccgggccgcactttggacacccctgatctagttaatagtgtgagagtccatatagtgaggccagcaggggatcatcttgagtggagacaagtcagcagcgcagagatgtccccaactgatgcacagatgagtggtccaccccgggtcccgacagcTCGCGCGTCATTTGTgttcacctaataacctctccacgcaggagagaggggcagagcagaaaagagacggcagatcaactggtctaaaagggggggtctatttaaatgcTAGCgtttacaaatgagttttaagatgggacttaaactaGATATCCTCATGTACAATAATAATGACCAGCATGACAAACAAGGGTTTTTGCACCAAGTACTCAGTTTTGTCTTGGGTTGTATTCAAATTGATGCCAAAGAGCTCAATTTTGGTGTcatgcccaagtgcagctgggataggttccagcaaccccgagagggacaagcggtagaaaatgggcgattcattcagtcattcattcAGATGTTTAT
This Entelurus aequoreus isolate RoL-2023_Sb linkage group LG05, RoL_Eaeq_v1.1, whole genome shotgun sequence DNA region includes the following protein-coding sequences:
- the gnb3b gene encoding guanine nucleotide-binding protein G(I)/G(S)/G(T) subunit beta-3b, which produces MAAEKAEMDALKKECDGLRAQIEAARKGVNDTTMSAAAGSVAAVGRIQLKQRKTLKGHLAKIYAMHWSTDSRQMVSASQDGKLLVWDTFTGNKLVAVPLKSAWVMSVAFAPSANLVASGGLDNMCTVYNIKAASPKTLRELDAHTGYLSCARFLSDSEIITASGDTTCCLWDLETGKQKVIFTNHIGDCMSLALSPDMNTFISGACDSLAKLWDVREGACKQTFIGHTSDINAIAFFPSGNTIVTGSDDCSCKMYDLRSDQEVISYQDSSLNAGVTSVALSNSGRLIFSGYDDFNCHIWDSLKGEKVGVLSGHDNRVSCTGVPEDGMGVCTGSWDSFLKLWN